In Streptomyces nodosus, one DNA window encodes the following:
- a CDS encoding HU family DNA-binding protein produces the protein MNKAQLVEAIADKMGGRQQAADAVDAVLDAIVRAVVGGDRVSVTGFGSFEKVERPARYARNPQTGERVRVKKTSVPRFRAGQGFKDLVSGTKKLPRGGEVAVKKAPKGSLSGGAAATVKKAAAKKTTARKAAPAKKVTAKKAAVKKTTAAAKKTTAKKAAVKKTTAAAKKTTAKKTTAKKAAAKKAPAKKAPAKKSTARKTTAKKTTARR, from the coding sequence GTGAACAAGGCGCAGCTCGTAGAAGCGATTGCCGACAAGATGGGCGGCCGCCAGCAGGCTGCCGATGCTGTCGACGCGGTCCTGGACGCGATCGTCCGCGCGGTCGTCGGAGGCGACCGGGTCTCGGTCACCGGCTTCGGTTCGTTCGAGAAGGTCGAGCGTCCGGCCCGTTACGCCCGTAACCCGCAGACGGGAGAGCGGGTTCGGGTCAAGAAGACCTCTGTGCCGCGCTTCCGCGCAGGACAGGGCTTCAAGGACCTGGTCAGTGGCACCAAGAAGCTCCCCCGCGGCGGCGAGGTCGCCGTCAAGAAGGCGCCCAAGGGCAGCCTCTCGGGCGGAGCGGCCGCCACCGTCAAGAAGGCCGCGGCGAAGAAGACCACCGCCAGGAAGGCGGCGCCCGCGAAGAAGGTCACCGCGAAGAAGGCGGCGGTGAAGAAGACCACGGCCGCCGCGAAGAAGACCACCGCGAAGAAGGCGGCGGTGAAGAAGACCACCGCGGCCGCGAAGAAGACCACGGCGAAGAAGACCACCGCCAAGAAGGCGGCGGCCAAGAAGGCTCCGGCGAAGAAGGCCCCGGCCAAGAAGTCGACGGCCCGGAAGACCACCGCCAAGAAGACCACCGCCCGCAGGTA